The genome window ACGAGCTACCAGACCTCCAGCGGAAGCAGCCCTTCGATGCGGTGCTGTATCACATGGGCAATAGCCCGGCGCACGGCACGATCTATGAGCTGCTGCAACGGATTCCGGGCGTGGTGGTGCTCCATGATTGGGTGCTGCATCATTTCAAGCTGTGGCATGCCGCCGAGCGTCGCAAGGACATCGGCGAGTATCTGCGCGAGATGCAGCGGCGCTACGGCGGGCACCCTCTGGGTATGGGCGAGCGCGTGGCGCGGAAGATGAGTCGCGGGCAGTTGCAGGATGCCGCGTTTCAGTTTCCGCTGGTCGAGGATGTGATCGAGCGCGCGCAGGGCTTGATCGGGCATAGCCGCTTTGTGGTCGAGCAGGCGCGCGCGCTGCGTCCGTCGCTGGCCGCCGCCGTGGTACCGATGGGCGTGCCGCTGCCGCCCGCCCTGCCCCGCGACGAGGCTCGCCAGCAGCTTGGCCTGCCGCTGGACGCGCCGATCTGGGCCTCGTTCGGGCATATCAATCCCTACAAGCGTATGGAGAGCGCGCTGCGCGCCTTCAGGCGCTTCCGCACTGAGTACGCCAGCGCCCGCTACATCCTGGTCGGGTCGGTTTCGCCATCGTACGATCTTGCCGCGCTGATTCGTCGCCTTGGCCTCGACGACGCGGTTGTGGTCACGGGCTACGCGCCGCGCGCCGATTTCGAGCGCTACGTGGCCGCAGCCGATCTGTGCCTCAACCTGCGCTGGCCGACCGCCGGTGAGACTTCGGCAAGTCTGCTGCGGCTGCTGGGCGCAGGCCGTCCCACGCTGGTTTCAGCCGTCGGCGCGTTTGTCGAGCTGCCCGACGATGTCTGCGCGCAGGTCGACGTCGACTGGAGCGAGGCCGCGCTGATCCTGGCCTATGCGCGTTTGTTCCAGCAGCAGCCCGCCGTGGCCGTGCAGTTGGGCAATAACGCCCGCGCGTTTGTCGCCCGCGAGCACACGCTGCAAGGCGCGGCGCAGGGCTATATTCGATTCCTTGCCGATCGCTTCGGCTGGGGCGAGATGCCCAGGCTGCGCGATGTTCTGTGGCAGGTGGAGGATGCTGAGGCTGCGCCGATCGCGGCACCCGCTCAAGCTGAGCCAGCAGGCGTTGCGGCGCTGCCTGCGCCGATCGCGACGACGATCGCGGAGGTGGGCGCGGCGGCGGCGGAGATCGGCGTGCAGGAGACGGACGAGCATCTGCTGGGCGATGTTGCGGCCACGCTCGGCGATCTGCTGGACGAGCCGCCACCACAGCGGCACGCATGAGGCCAGGTGACGGCCTGAGCTATGCTCGCGACTCGCGCGGCACTGCTCGCTCAGGCTGCGGATGGTCGGAGCGACGCCGCTCGGCCTGCTGGAGCTCGCGCTCAAGAAAATAGTTGAGCAGCGTTCGCAGCACGATGATCGCCGCGAGCTGCGCGATGATCGGCAGCGTGGGCGCGACCGCAGTTTTGAGGATGTCCGCGCCCAGCTCGAATTCGAGCGCCAGCGACAGCGATTTGCCAAGCTGGAGCCGAATGTCTTCTTTGTACTCGTCGTTAGCTCCCCCGGTGAAGATGTAGGGCAGGAATCTCCAGATCGCCCGAATCACCGCCACTCCGATCACGAACGCGCCGCAGAGCTCGGCAAACAGCGTCAGGTACGTCACGATCGTCGTCAGCAGATCCTCGGTAGCGCACGCGCCGGGCACGCTCGCGCAGCTTCGCTCCTCGACGGCAGCTCCTCCGGTCGGCTCCTGGCGCTCGACGGTCGAAGGCTCCGTGGCTACGCTGAGATCGCCAAAGCTACAGCCGCTAAGACCGAGCAGGAGCAGCATCCAGAGTGTGAGTATCCAGCGACGCATACATATCACCTCTGTTGAATCGCGCGAGTTCTGTCGTGCGGCGGAGCAAGATATATGCCGATGACCGCGCGGCACGCCTGGACAGGGATCAGGTATAATCGTAACAGGAGGCGGAGCCATGCAGCGAGTCGGCATTTTCTACAATCCACAGTCATCGCCCACTGAGCGCATTGCGGCGGAACTGGACCGCTGGCTCAAGCAGCACAATGTCGTAACGTGGTGCGGCGTCGAGCCCGATGGCGCAGCCGATACGCTCATGAGCTACGATCTGCTCGTCTGTCTGGGCGGCGACGGCACGGTGCTGCGCGCGGCTAGCCTCGCGATTCCGGCCCAGGTGCCGATGCTGCCCGTCGCGCTCGGCCACCTCAGCTTCATGGCCGAGGTGACACCAGAGGAGCTGTATCCGAGCATGGAGCGTGTCCTGGCGGGCGATTGCTGGATCGAAGAGCGGGCGCTGGCGGAGGCGGTCGTCTCTCGCGCCGAGCACGCGCCGGAGCGCTATGTTGCCATGAACGAGGTGCTGGTCGGGCGCGGCGACCTCGCGCGCGTGATCGCGATTGCGGTGGAAGTCGATGATATTCCGATGACGACGTATCACGCCGATGGCGTGCTGGTTGCTACGGCGACCGGCTCAACCGCCTACGGGCTGGCGGCAGGTGGTCCGGTGCTCGATCCGCGCTCCCGCGCCCTGGTGCTGGTGCCGATCGCCGCGCATCTGCATAACGTTCCCTCGCTGGTGCTGCACGAGAACGCGCATCTCGATCTGCACGTAGTCTCGAAATACCCGGCGGCGCTTGCGATCGACGGGCGGATCAACGAGCCGCTGCATCCCGGCGACACGGTCGCGGTGCAGCGCGCGCAGGAGGTGGCCCGCTTCGCCAGAGTGCGACCGCCGAGCTATTTTTATCAGACGTTGACCAAACGGTTACGGCGCGAATTATGACAGTGTTGCGACATTACAAGCATTTTCGTTACGTGCTGCCCGTGAGCGGCGCGCTGCTGGCTGGGATGGTCGGTGTGGCGGCGTATACCGCGCATCATATCAGCGGACGTCGTCGCCGCAATCTGGGTGACTTCACGTTCTCGCCGTGGGAGGTCCAGGTTCGGCACGAGCAGATCAGCTTCGTCACCGAGGACGGCGTGACGATCCGAGGCTGGTGGTTTGCGCGGCCCGACACGCGGCGGGTGATCGTGGGCTGTACGGGGCACCGTGGCACCAAGGCCGATCTGCTGGGGATCGGATCGGGCCTGTGGCGCTCCGGAAATAACGTGCTGCTCTTCGACTATCGCGGCTGCGGCGAGAGCGATCACGCGCTCCAGTCGCTGGCGCACCACGAGCTACGCGACGCGCGGGCGGCGATCGGCTATGCCCAGGAGCGCGTTGACGACGCGCGCATCGGCATCATCGGCTACTCGATGGGCGCGGCGGTTGCGATTCAGGTCGCGGCTGCCGATCCGTCGATCCGCGCAGTGGTAGCCGACTCGCCCTTCGCGACGATGCGCGATGTGGTAGCCTATGCGTTCCAGCGCCGCCGCGTCCCGACTCGTCCGACGATTGAGCTGACGGATGCGCTGACTCGCCTGCGCTACGGCTACCGCTTCCATGCTGTGCGTCCGCTGGATGTCGTGGGGCAGATCGCGCCGCGTCCGCTGCTGATCATCCACGGCACGGCGGATACGACCACGCCGGTCGAGCATGGCCGCTGGCTGTACGACGCGGCAAACGAGCCCAAGGAGCTGTGGCTCTTGGAGGGCGTGACGCACTGCGGCGCGTACTTTGTCGATCGTCCGGCGTATGTGGCGCGCGTGGCGGCGTTTTTTGCCAGGGCGCTCGGCGAGGACGAGTAACGAGTTTCAAGTTTCGAGTTTCAAGTTCCAGGTTCTCGCTTTGTTCTCTTGTTCCCGTGTTCCCTTGTTCTTTGTTCTTCTTACGATATGCGCTTTGATATTCTAACGCTCTTCCCGGCGATGTTCACCGGCCCGCTGACCGAAAGCATTTTGAAGCGGGCGCAGCAGGCGGGGCAGCTTGAGGTTGTGCTGCACGATATTCGTCGGTACGCCGTGGATCGCCACAAATCGGCGGATGACTATCCGTTCGGCGGCGGCGCGGGCATGGTGATGAAGCCCGAAGTGGTGTATCAGGCGATTGCCGATGTGCTGGGCTATGGCGAGCAGGCGCGCGCGGAGCGCGACGTGCTGATCCCGCCGCCCGATCATGCGCCGGTGATCTCGATGTCTCCGGCGGGCGAGCGCTTCACGCAGCGGATCGCGGAGGAGCTGGCGCACTATCCGCGTCTGGTGCTGGTTTGCGGCCACTACGAGGGCATCGACGAGCGTGTGCGCGAGTGCTGCATCGACCGCGAGCTGAGCATCGGCGATTACGTGCTGACCGGCGGCGAGCTGGCGGCGATGGTGATCGTGGATGCCGTGGCGCGCTTGCAGCCCGGTGTGCTGGCGGCAGCCTCCACGGCGGAGGAGTCGCACAGCGATCATCTGCTGGAATATCCGCACTACACCCGTCCCGCCGTGTGGCGCGGGCAGCCGATCCCGGAGGTGCTGCTGTCGGGGCATCATGCCAACGTGGCGCGCTGGCGGCACGAGCAGCGGCTCCTGCGCACCCTCCAGCGCCGCCCCGATCTGCTTGAGCATGCCCGGCTCTCCGATCGCGATCGGGAGTACTTGCAACAGCACGGCTGGAGTACCAGCGCGACGAAGGATAACGAGCATATTCCATAATTTGCTGATGCTCGGACCATTCGCTATAATGCATCGTGTGGAAGCCAAGCAGCTTCGCTACAGCGCTGCTCCAATCTCCCGCAGCGCGCGGCACGTTTCCGCATGAATTAGGAGGAATACATGGGCTTGATGGGCACTACCAAAAAACCAGCCGCGGCGCCGGTCGTGGCAACGGGTCGTTCCGAAACAAGTATTGGCGCAAATACCAGTATTGCCGGCTCACTCAAATGTGAAGGCAATATGCGCATCGATGGCTCGTTTGAGGGCGACATCGAGGTTCTGGGCGACCTGATCATCGGCGTGACGGGCCGTGTGATTGCTACCATCAAGGCGACCAATATTCATGTTTCGGGAGCGGTGAAGGGCGAGCTGATTGCCACCGAGCAGCTTCAAATCTCGCAGAGCGGCAAGGTCTGGGGCGATATTACCGCGACGGCGCTGCAAATCGAGCCGGGCGGCCTGTTCCGAGGCCAGAGCGCCATGTCTGCCGCCGACGAGCCGCTGCTGCTGGAAGCGCCCAAGGCTGTGCCCGTCTAATGGTACGGCGCGTGCTACACAGCTGTAGCAGAGGCGCTCTTTCGGCTAGGAGATCCATGCCGCGCTCGCAGTTCCGCAATCTTCGTCCGCAGATCGGGCCTGAGGTGTTTGCACGCTGGGGCACCCGTGGTGTGCTCCTGCTGCTGCTGCTGCTGGCCGGCGGTCTGATGGTTGGGTTTGTGCGCATGACCTGGACGCAGCACCAGATCAACCAGGCCAGCGAGCGACAGCGCGCGGAGAACGATGTGCAGCGCGCCCGGAACGCCGCGCTGAAGGGCGAGGCCGAGTTTCGCGAGTCGGATGTGTACGCGGAGCAGGCGGCGCGCGAGCAGCTTGGTATGGCGCGCGAGGGCGAGATCGTGCTGCTGCCGACGATCGTCGCTCCGGCATCGCCGCAGCCATCGCCGCAGCCGTCAAGTGTGGCCGCAGCCGCACCCGGAGACGCGCCGCCCGCCGTGGAGGAAGAGTTGAGGCCGAACTATCAGCGATGGTGGCAGGCGCTCTTTCCAGAGACAGCCGTCACGCCCTAAAAAGCCCAGCGCCGCCGCCAGCGGCGCTCTTTTTTTGCTCAACTGTTACCTGATGCGTGAATCCAGCATTATCATGATTTCAAATCCGCTGCTTCAGGTTGATACGACGATCTGGGAGCGGGTCGATGATTCCGACCTGCACGCAGCGCCGAGGTCGATCGAGGCTACGCTATGAACGTCTCCGTGATCGTCGTTACCTGGAACGGGCTGCATGTGCTGCGGGATTGTCTGGCGGCGCTGGCCCGGCAAACGCTGCCACACGAGCTGATCGTCGTGGATAACGGCTCGCACGACGCCACCGGCGCGTGGCTGGCGCAGCACGCGCCGCAGGCAAAGGTGATTGCGCTGCTGCGTAATCTCGGCTTTGCCGGAGGCAATAACGTCGGGCTGCGCACGGCGACAGGCGAGTATCTGGTGCTGCTGAACAACGACACGATCGCCGCGCCCGACTTTCTTGAGCAGCTTGTCGCGCCGCTGGCGGACGATCCGTGGATCGGATCGGTGGCGGGCGTGCTGACCTTCGCGCACCAGCCGCAGACGATCGCCTCGGCTGGAATCGTAGTGGGCCGCGATGCGCTGCACCGTGATCTGTGGGCGCTGGAGCCGCTCGGCGTGCTGCCGTCTCAGCCGATCGAGATCTTCGGCGCGAGCGGCGGGGCGGTGTGCTACCGGCGGTCCGCGCTCGACGAGGTGGGCCTGCTCGACGAAGGCTACTTCAACTACCTCGAAGATGCCGATCTGGCCTGGCGCTTGCGGCTCGAAGGCTGGCGCTGCGTGCTGGCTCCGGCGGCGCGAGTGCGTCATATCTACTCCGCGACGAGCGTGCAGGGATCGCCGTTCAAGCAGCGGCTGCTGGCGCGTAACCGGCTGCGGCTGCTCGCCCGCTGCCTACCCTTGAAGCTGCTGCGCAAGCACTGGTGGTCGATCGTCCGCTACGATGTGCTGGCGCTCGGCTATGGCGTGCTGCGCTGGCAGCCTGCGGTGATCACCGGACGGCTGGCCGCGCTACGTGAGCTGCCCGCGCTCATGACCGAGCGACGCGCGATCCAGTCGCGGCGATCTGTGCCGGGCGACGCGCTAGAGCGCTGGCTGGTGCCGCCTGTCTCGATCCGCGAAATGCTGGAGGAGCAGCGCGCGCTGGCGGCGGTATTGCGCAGCGCCTAGCGCTGATCGACGATCGCCGGGCAAGAAACAGGGCGTAGAGCATACGCCCTGAACGTGCGACATCGAGAGGGCGCAGCGGAGAACAAACACCGCTGCGCCCTCAGCTCGTACGGCTGCTACTGCTGTGCCGAAGGCGGTTTGCGGCGGTAGCGAACGATCGTCGGCTCCGGCCTGCCAGCGCCCATGCCGAACTGGGTGCGTGGGTTTTTCGTCACGAGTTCGAGATCGAACTGCTGGAACAGGAGCAGCGTGATCACCATCATCTCGTTGTTGGCGAAGTTCATCCCCGCGCATTTATGCTTGCCGCCGCCGAAGCCGATCAGCGTATAGCCATGCTGGCGATCCTCGGCGCGACCGGGCGCAAACCGCAGCGGATCGAAGCGCTCCGGCTCGGAGAAGACATCGGACGACTTGTGGGCAACCGCCGCAGAAACCATCACCAGCCAGTCTTTCGGAATCCGGTAGTCGCCGATCTCAAGGTCCTGCTCGGCGACGCGCATCAGCATGTCGGCGGATGGATGCAGGCGCTCGACCTCGCGGACGGCATAGATGATATGCTCAAGGCTGCGCAGCCGCTTGCCGTCGATCGTCGCGGCGGTCGCGTGGGCAGCGATCTCGTCCTGCACGCGCTTGAGATAGTCGGGATGGCGCAGCAGCTCGATGATCGTCCACGCGGCCTGGCCTGCGGTCGTCTCGTGGCTGGCAAAGAGCAGCCCGCGCAGCAAGCTGATGATCGTCTCGTCGTCGGCCTCGGCGCCGCTCTTGCAGCGGGTATTCACGAAATCTTGCAAAA of Herpetosiphonaceae bacterium contains these proteins:
- a CDS encoding cytochrome P450, whose amino-acid sequence is MQPIPPALPGLPVIGNMLEFARDRHALLEKGYHQLGPIFSFKLGRKPVAVLIGPEYHQFFFVETDKLLNIEKPYRNLAALFGPVGFLASPAVYQEQKPILYAPFRPEKMLQYVTIMQRETQRWLDSLGDSGELEIAAAMGQLVQTIAGHALMGDDFQRKVGREFWDLYAALGQALNLVTPPNWPLPKNIRRDRAKRRMRELLQPIIAERRQHPEQYDDFLQDFVNTRCKSGAEADDETIISLLRGLLFASHETTAGQAAWTIIELLRHPDYLKRVQDEIAAHATAATIDGKRLRSLEHIIYAVREVERLHPSADMLMRVAEQDLEIGDYRIPKDWLVMVSAAVAHKSSDVFSEPERFDPLRFAPGRAEDRQHGYTLIGFGGGKHKCAGMNFANNEMMVITLLLFQQFDLELVTKNPRTQFGMGAGRPEPTIVRYRRKPPSAQQ
- a CDS encoding NAD(+)/NADH kinase, giving the protein MQRVGIFYNPQSSPTERIAAELDRWLKQHNVVTWCGVEPDGAADTLMSYDLLVCLGGDGTVLRAASLAIPAQVPMLPVALGHLSFMAEVTPEELYPSMERVLAGDCWIEERALAEAVVSRAEHAPERYVAMNEVLVGRGDLARVIAIAVEVDDIPMTTYHADGVLVATATGSTAYGLAAGGPVLDPRSRALVLVPIAAHLHNVPSLVLHENAHLDLHVVSKYPAALAIDGRINEPLHPGDTVAVQRAQEVARFARVRPPSYFYQTLTKRLRREL
- a CDS encoding septum formation initiator family protein encodes the protein MPRSQFRNLRPQIGPEVFARWGTRGVLLLLLLLAGGLMVGFVRMTWTQHQINQASERQRAENDVQRARNAALKGEAEFRESDVYAEQAAREQLGMAREGEIVLLPTIVAPASPQPSPQPSSVAAAAPGDAPPAVEEELRPNYQRWWQALFPETAVTP
- a CDS encoding polymer-forming cytoskeletal protein, encoding MGTTKKPAAAPVVATGRSETSIGANTSIAGSLKCEGNMRIDGSFEGDIEVLGDLIIGVTGRVIATIKATNIHVSGAVKGELIATEQLQISQSGKVWGDITATALQIEPGGLFRGQSAMSAADEPLLLEAPKAVPV
- a CDS encoding glycosyltransferase, with translation MNSKHTMRRIAYCSPVNPVESGISDYSEELLPYLGQYAEVVLFVERGLVPANLQVREHLTIRTLDELPDLQRKQPFDAVLYHMGNSPAHGTIYELLQRIPGVVVLHDWVLHHFKLWHAAERRKDIGEYLREMQRRYGGHPLGMGERVARKMSRGQLQDAAFQFPLVEDVIERAQGLIGHSRFVVEQARALRPSLAAAVVPMGVPLPPALPRDEARQQLGLPLDAPIWASFGHINPYKRMESALRAFRRFRTEYASARYILVGSVSPSYDLAALIRRLGLDDAVVVTGYAPRADFERYVAAADLCLNLRWPTAGETSASLLRLLGAGRPTLVSAVGAFVELPDDVCAQVDVDWSEAALILAYARLFQQQPAVAVQLGNNARAFVAREHTLQGAAQGYIRFLADRFGWGEMPRLRDVLWQVEDAEAAPIAAPAQAEPAGVAALPAPIATTIAEVGAAAAEIGVQETDEHLLGDVAATLGDLLDEPPPQRHA
- a CDS encoding alpha/beta fold hydrolase, which produces MTVLRHYKHFRYVLPVSGALLAGMVGVAAYTAHHISGRRRRNLGDFTFSPWEVQVRHEQISFVTEDGVTIRGWWFARPDTRRVIVGCTGHRGTKADLLGIGSGLWRSGNNVLLFDYRGCGESDHALQSLAHHELRDARAAIGYAQERVDDARIGIIGYSMGAAVAIQVAAADPSIRAVVADSPFATMRDVVAYAFQRRRVPTRPTIELTDALTRLRYGYRFHAVRPLDVVGQIAPRPLLIIHGTADTTTPVEHGRWLYDAANEPKELWLLEGVTHCGAYFVDRPAYVARVAAFFARALGEDE
- a CDS encoding DUF1622 domain-containing protein; translated protein: MRRWILTLWMLLLLGLSGCSFGDLSVATEPSTVERQEPTGGAAVEERSCASVPGACATEDLLTTIVTYLTLFAELCGAFVIGVAVIRAIWRFLPYIFTGGANDEYKEDIRLQLGKSLSLALEFELGADILKTAVAPTLPIIAQLAAIIVLRTLLNYFLERELQQAERRRSDHPQPERAVPRESRA
- the trmD gene encoding tRNA (guanosine(37)-N1)-methyltransferase TrmD, producing MRFDILTLFPAMFTGPLTESILKRAQQAGQLEVVLHDIRRYAVDRHKSADDYPFGGGAGMVMKPEVVYQAIADVLGYGEQARAERDVLIPPPDHAPVISMSPAGERFTQRIAEELAHYPRLVLVCGHYEGIDERVRECCIDRELSIGDYVLTGGELAAMVIVDAVARLQPGVLAAASTAEESHSDHLLEYPHYTRPAVWRGQPIPEVLLSGHHANVARWRHEQRLLRTLQRRPDLLEHARLSDRDREYLQQHGWSTSATKDNEHIP
- a CDS encoding glycosyltransferase family 2 protein, with the protein product MNVSVIVVTWNGLHVLRDCLAALARQTLPHELIVVDNGSHDATGAWLAQHAPQAKVIALLRNLGFAGGNNVGLRTATGEYLVLLNNDTIAAPDFLEQLVAPLADDPWIGSVAGVLTFAHQPQTIASAGIVVGRDALHRDLWALEPLGVLPSQPIEIFGASGGAVCYRRSALDEVGLLDEGYFNYLEDADLAWRLRLEGWRCVLAPAARVRHIYSATSVQGSPFKQRLLARNRLRLLARCLPLKLLRKHWWSIVRYDVLALGYGVLRWQPAVITGRLAALRELPALMTERRAIQSRRSVPGDALERWLVPPVSIREMLEEQRALAAVLRSA